GATCCTGTGCGCGTGATCGACGTACAAGCAATCGGCCCGGACGACTGGAAAACCTGGCGCGAGCTACGGCTCGCCGCGCTGGAGGAAGCGCAGTTCGCCTTCGGGTCGCAGCTCGCAGACTGGATTGACGCTCCTGAGGAACGCTGGCGGGAACGGCTCTCTGTGACCGGCGCCTACCAGGTGATCGCCTCGATCGACGGTACGCCGGCTGGCATGGCAGGGGGCTTCCCCGGCGAAGAACCGGCGACGGCGGAGCTCGTCTCGATGTGGGTCGCGCCCGCGGGCCGCGGCAAGGGCGTCGGCAACGCGCTGATGACCGCGATCGAGGACTGGGCCCGCAGCATCGGCGCCACGACCCTGGAGCTGTCAGTTGTCCCGGGCAACGACCCGGCGCACAACCTGTACCTGCGGCACGGGTACGTCGACACCGACGAGCTCGGCGACCTGATGCCGGACGGCGTACGGCGCGAACTCGTGATGCACAAACACCTGTAGACAAACGAAGGGCCCGCTTTCCCCCTCCCGGGAAGCGGGCCCTTCGAGTACTGAGGCGATCAGCCCATGTGGACCGGCTGGCCGTCGTTGGCCAGGTCCTTGTGCTTGATCGACAGGCCGACCAGCGTGATCAGGGCCGCACCCAGCGCCAGGAACGCCGACCAGATGAACGCCCGGGTGAACCCGTGCGTCGTGGCGAGCGCCGTGAACTGCCCCTGCAGCTGCTTGATCTGCTCCGGTGACTGCCCGGACTCGGCCGCCTTCTGCAGGCCCGGGGCCAGCTCGGCGAACTTGTCCTTGATCGCGCTGGTGGAGATCGTGCCGAGCAGCGCCAGGCCGATCGCACCACCGATCTGCTGCACCGTGTTCAGGACGGCGGAACCGACGCCGGAGTCCTCGTTCGCGACCCCGCTGACCGCGGTCAGCGTGAGCGGGACGAAGATCAGGCCCATCCCGAACGAGAGCACCAGGATGTACGGCAGCAGGTGGACCAGGTACGTCGAGTCGACCTCGAGCCGGCTGAACCCGAACATGCCGGCCGCCACGAACACACCACCGGCACCCGAGATCCACCGCGGGTCGACGCGCGCCACC
This Kribbella sp. NBC_00482 DNA region includes the following protein-coding sequences:
- a CDS encoding GNAT family N-acetyltransferase, translating into MIDVQAIGPDDWKTWRELRLAALEEAQFAFGSQLADWIDAPEERWRERLSVTGAYQVIASIDGTPAGMAGGFPGEEPATAELVSMWVAPAGRGKGVGNALMTAIEDWARSIGATTLELSVVPGNDPAHNLYLRHGYVDTDELGDLMPDGVRRELVMHKHL